The proteins below come from a single Panicum hallii strain FIL2 chromosome 7, PHallii_v3.1, whole genome shotgun sequence genomic window:
- the LOC112900111 gene encoding uncharacterized protein LOC112900111 encodes MASSGDVIEAVPEAVEVEQQPAKACDSGSGLPAAATTTEGSRPMLQEDQHHDDDTVPDADRHEAVGPPEQAAAEVPAPEEEPAAEPQQEPPVAAEEEVEPEAAAAAAADDQEMSTRERLKRHRREMAGRVWVPEMWGQEKLLKDWVDCAVFDRPLVPTGLLTARRALIAECCTTRRPDRTSPASSAGSSPLRVPNGCS; translated from the coding sequence ATGGCGTCCTCCGGCGACGTCATCGAAGCGGTCCCGGAGGCTGTGGAGGTGGAGCAGCAGCCGGCCAAGGCATGCGACAGTGGGAGCGGTTTGCCAGCGGCGGCGACCACGACGGAAGGGAGCCGGCCGATGCTGCAGGAGGACCAGCATCACGACGACGACACGGTGCCCGACGCCGATCGCCACGAGGCGGTGGGGCCTCCCGAGCAGGCGGCCGCGGAGGTGccggcgccggaggaggagccagcggctGAGCCGCAGCAGGAGCcgccggtggcggcggaggaggaggtggagcccgaggcggcggcagcggcggccgcggaTGATCAGGAGATGAGCACGCGGGAGAGGCTGAAGCGGCACAGGCGGGAGATGGCCGGGAGGGTGTGGGTGCCCGAGATGTGGGGGCAGGAGAAGCTGCTCAAGGACTGGGTGGACTGCGCCGTCTTCGACCGCCCTCTGGTGCCGACGGGCCTGCTCACGGCCCGCCGGGCGCTCATCGCCGAGTGCTGCACTACGCGCCGCCCGGACCGGACGtcgccggcctcctccgccggatccaGCCCGCTGCGGGTGCCGAACGGCTGCTCCTGA